In the Octopus bimaculoides isolate UCB-OBI-ISO-001 chromosome 7, ASM119413v2, whole genome shotgun sequence genome, TGTTTAGATGCTGCGAAACACGTTAcatcacatatctatctatctatctatctatctatctatctatctatctatctatctatctatctatctatctatctatgtatctatctatctatctatatatatatatatatatatatatatNNNNNNNNNNNNNNNNNNNNNNNNNNNNNNNNNNNNNNNNNNNNNNNNNNNNNNNNNNNNNNNNNNNNNNNNNNNNNNNNNNNNNNNNNNNNNNNNNNNNNNNNNNNNNNNNNNNNNNNNNNNNNNNNNNNNNNNNNNNNNNNNNNNNNNNNNNNNNNNNNNNNNNNNNNNNNNNNNNNNNNNNNNNNNNNNNNNNNNNNNNNNNNNNNNNNNNNNNNNNNNNNNNNNNNNNNNNNNNNNNNNNNNNNNNNNNatatatatatatatatataaattccaaaaGACGGTACCAGCGGCGAGACGCCACTAGGAATACCTAACGAACTTACAGCACAATGACGAAAACAAAcacgacaaaataaaataactatacatatacaacgaAAAAATACCATACCACCGCAAGACGCAGAGGGAAATGAAAATGTCCTGTAGGAATGGAAGcgcgatagagacagagagaatgttagaacgaaaatgaagaaaacaagcaGTGTAAAAAAAGTGTAGGAACAGTGAGAAACATGGCTGACCGAATCAACGGTCATGCGAAAAAGGAAACGAATGAGAGATATGTGAATGGTCGCGGGTCACGTAGttgtgggaggagagagaaagagtggtggaGAGTAGGGCAGAAGCAACAAGCGGAAGTGctagagaaggaaagagtgagaaagagagagggaggaggatggtaaaagaaagagaaagaaagagaaagtgacagaaaTATATGTTGCATAAAAAATATTCAACTGAATATTCTATAGactgaataaaaaataagaaatcgtgatgttacataaataatattctaaaatgttaacaaaaacacaacaaacggaaaatttgtagctaattcctcatcagtcaacgtGCAAAAGATCATAATAATTTCGCAACTTTAACGAtgatattgttcacttttggtggCGCCAGCGGTGAAAAGCCACTGGGAATAGCTAACGAACGCACGGGATAATGACGAAAACAAAtacgacaaaaaaaaataataaatataaatactagcaGAAAACCTACGAGTGTTCAAGTCGCACAAAATCCTGAAGGAGAAGCTGCGGGTCATGTGGAAGGCAAACGTTAAAGCGTGGGTCACCAGGAAATTCTTCACCGAGTGGGTCAAACTTCTGGAGAGAACTCTTCCTCTCAAGACCCTCCTCATCCTCGACAATGTTCCTGCTCACCTTCCTAACTTCGAAAATGATATCCTAGCCCTAGATGAATCtaaattcataaaatttttaTACCTTTCTCGCAACACGATCCCTATCTTGCAGCCCATGGACCAacaggtgatttctaattttgagaAATTGCACACCAAGTACCTGTTTCGTCAATGCTTTGAAATCACACTGGGAATAGTTAGCTAACGTATTggacaatgatgaaaacaaacaagacaaaataaaataattatatatatatacaacgaaaaAATGCTGTACGACCGTAAGACTGtatgaataatgaatgaataaatgaatgaatgaatgaatgagaaataGAGAATGAAGAGGCAAAACACTTGTTTCACTTCAGagcatgtaatttataatttaagcATAGTGCAGCGTAGTTATAATAAATATAGGATTATAATGTAATGCGTAAAGtctcacagctgtttctagaataactGAGCATATATTAGTGAATAAAGATTTACATGTAAGCTAACTATGCTGACATCGGAGATAGAATTAAGGAATATCATTAATGAAGGATATTTGTAGTTAAAgttaggggacataaacaaagcaacaccggttatcaagcggtggggAGGGGGAGCAgatacagacataaagacaccccctatatatatataNNNNNNNNNNNNNNNNNNNNNNNNNNNNNNNNNNNNNNNNNNNNNNNNNNNNNNNNNNNNNNNNNNNNNNNNNNNNNNNNNNNNNNNNNNNNNNNNNNNNNNNNNNNNNNNNNNNNNNNNNNNNNNNNNNNNNNNNNNNNNNNNNNNNNNNNNNNNNNNNNNNNNNNNNNNNNNNNNNNtatatgtatgtatgtatgtatgtatgtatgtatgtatgtatgtatgtatgtatgtatacatcggGCTTctaccagtttccgtctacctaatccacttacaaggttttagttgacccgaaactatagtagaagacaccttcccaaggtgctacgctgtgggactaaactcggaaccatgtgattaggaagcaaacttttaaatacacagccactcatgcgcttgtatgtatgtatgtatgtatgtaagtatgtatgtatgtatatatataaatatatgtgtgtgtgtgtgtgtgtgtgtgtgtgtgtgtgtgtgtgtgtNNNNNNNNNNattcaaatacaaggggcattttccttgtttctgcctgtctctgcctctcttgttcactcttgtgggttcgaggtcgttgtatatatatatatatatatatatatatatataatcaaaataagcaccaaagatatccagaggtaatgcagtacgatcgtttcatgcaactccatttaattgaacaatgcaatcattacaccAATTTATAATGCAGGGAAATCCTCGGCttcacaaagacatagaatttagttaaattagattttaattagaatttaattaaattacaattgtaatttaattctaatttaattaaattctatgtctttgtggagctgaggattgctctgcattttaaattgatgtagttgcatgaaacgatcgtactgcattacctctggatatccttgttgctcattctgattttaatcaccttactttgaaattgtatggataatagcgtactaaattctggtgcctcaacttaagtaccatattcatctgactctaaatttttgcttatatatatatatatatatatgtgtgtgtgtgtgtgtgtgtgtgtgtgtgtgtgtgtgtgtgtgtgtgtatgtatgtatgtaagtgtgtgtgtaagtgtgtgtgtgtatatatgtatgtatgtatgtatgtatgtacgtatgtaggaatgtatgtatatgtgcacatgtgcgcACGCGCATGAATCAACCAGGAACGGGAAGGTGTCCTATATCTTTCTCTCCTAAAGGATGAATTGATCAGTTATTGAATATAGTAAGCCTGGtttttaaactaatatatatatacatatatatatatatatatatagcagagtaCATGTTATTATCTTttagaaagaaaagattattagtgATTTAGAAGTTTCGCCTTGTCGTCGTTATaactttgtgtgtgggtgtgcgtgtatgtgtgtgtgtgtgtgtgtgtgtgtatttgtgtgagcgtgcgcgtgcgcgcgtgtgtactcgcgtctgtgcatgtatgtacctgtgtgcgtgtatgtgcctgtgtgtgtatgtgcctgtgtgtgtgtatgcgtgggagtgagcgtgtgagtgtgtgtacgtgtgtgcgcgcgcgtttgtctgAGAGagagcgtatgtttgtgtgtgtgtatttatgtatatacctgAACGTGCAtccagatatatatttacacatattcgcacacacatatacatttatgcatgtatgtatgtatgtatgtatggatagatagatagatagatagatagatagatagatagatagatagatagatagatagatagatagatagatagatagaggacaCACACTTGTCTCCataaacacaaactcatacatacacatacataacacatacacttCTTTTTAACGGTATTAACAGAAACACTGTGCTACTAAAACATTTTTTGATCAGATGAAAGCGATAGTCTCCCCTCCgtctttcttccccttctctcactccctctttctcttgttctcacactcactctctcgcgctcccacacacacactcactcactctccttccctttctgtctgtctctctttctatctatcacactatctacattttatttaatcttttcctTCCATTACCTCTATCACCTTTTATCTCcttctcttctcctccacctctccTTATCCCTGCCATCAATCGATCTCCTCCTATATCGATCTGCCACTGTTTCCTATGAGATGAGTGTGAACGCTGAAGAGACAAGAGATTGGCAATCCAGCGCCTATTAACGCCAATTTCAAGAGCAATATCGCATAATCTAGGCCAATCTTTACCACTGATTGAAGCTACACCATCAAtacttgaataaataaacacattcatacgcgcgcgcgcgagcacacacacacacacacacacacacacacacacacacacacgtatacacagaaacaaagacatatagatgatatattgaaaaataaataaatagaatgcaACCACAACAATGAGTACATGAATATATAGGCGCATCCTCAGGTCTTCAATGTTGAAATAGTGCGGCCTCACGTATTTCAATAAAACACACANNNNNNNNNNNNNNNNNNNNNNNNNNNNNNNNNNNNNNNNNNNNNNNNNNNNNNNNNNNNNNNNNNNNNNNNNNNNNNNNNNNNNNNNNNNNNNNNNNNNNNNNNNNNNNNNNNNNNNNNNNNNNNNNNNNNNNNNNNNNNNNNNNNNNNNNNNNNNNNNNNNNNNNNNNNNNNNNNNNNNNNNNNNNNNNNNNNNNNNNNNNNNNNNNNNNNNNNNNNNNatatatatatatatatatatatataatatatataaatacatatacacatacacacacacacaaattaacataTATGGAATCCCATGAAGCAGCATTGAATAAAATCTATTCGTGATGGGACGTGGGAAGACCTCCTTTTGCACCGAAAAGAGTCCCTGGAGAAATTTCTGTTACTAGATGACATGTGTAAAAACAAATACACTGGGCTGTGAATGACGTCACCGGAACGTAAGACGCATGCGTTAATGCGTCTTTGCCTCGTCACTTTCCCAAAATCTGCCATTCACAGCACGAAAAGAACAAATCCATTCTTATATTAGAACACCATACTATACGTTTGATACTATGTGTAAAactaaagttaaataaatatttcttgggGTTGTAGTTGATGGCACAAAGGGAAACAGGGACGAAGGATTCCTTCTATCCAATGATGCCATTCATAGTCCAAAGTGGTTTGGCCACGTGTCGTCCAGAAGGAGTATTTTCTGCAAGGATAATTTCTACAGCAGAAGGCCCGAGCTTGTTAAATATGACTTcccagaaaattattttattcaacgctGCTTTGTGCAGCTTATTTAATTCCAGCTTGCTCAAGCTTTACACAGCTCAGCAAACGTACCGTATGACCGCAGGCTGTTCTAATATAAGACAGAATTCGTTCTTTTCGGACTATGAAGGGCAGAGTTTGTGTTCGTAGCTGACGGTGCGGAAATGCATACGCTCTATAATTCAGTGACTTCATTCATAGCCCAATCAATGTCTTTTCGCATCATGCCGAGGTGAATTTTCCAGGGGACAATTTCCGCAGCGGAATGTCTTCTCATGTTCGAGTGCGCACGTGAGTGGAATATGActttacaacaatatatacatatatatatatatatatatataNNNNNNNNNNNNNNNNNNNNNNNNNNNNNNNNNNNNNNNNNNNNNNNNNNNNNNNNNNNNNNNNNNNNNNNNNNNNNNNNNNNNNNNNNNNNNNNNNNNNNNNNNNNNNNNNNNNNNNNNNNNNNNNNNNNNNNNNNNNNNNNNNNNNNNNNNNNNNNNNNNNNNNNNNNNNNNNatatatattaggttgtttcacatgaaatgtcgtatttgaaaggcaacaataaaatgtttcagaagtgttagagaactgatttatttaattagagtatgatccatgttcatttatgatgtttatccaacgtttctctatgtcatatattccatctctttaaaaaaatcatattttgctgtgataaactgttCGAATGCTTCAGTTAACtattctctatttaagaatgttttattgcttatgaaaagctcaaaatccTTAAATAAGTGATATCAGgggaatagggaggatgttgcaaaagctcataattcaggctttgaaACTCATGGACCgtagcttgaggagtgtgaggacgtgcattgtcgtggagcaaaattgggccatctctacTCTCTAGTCTGgattgcttctttttcaaattctcacgcatacaatcaatttcctggtaatacgatgttgctgttaccgcttttacttgttgcaaaaatgaataatgaataactcccttcgcaGACCATCATAGAGTGGCCAttaactttttagggtgcaatggtgagTTTGGTAAGTGTTTAGGTGactgtcctgttctcctgctgttgtcaaagaaTATCCATTTCTCGACCATCGGTTCGACCGATCAAAGTAATGATTTgttgcaaaaatggtctttttccagtcgagaaagcaataaggagcacacttcaaggtgtctgtgtttttttaatctcgttcagttgatgtggcttttccaattttttacaggtgtccaagaacagttgtgcgagatgtttggagttctgatgaaagttttcaaACCTTCGTTCTTGGATTTTGCTCAACCAaaacatttaatccatcatgccgaataactgatttttggtctaccccttggtttattttcaaggctatcatctcctgaacgagagctttggaaccatctctgaacagttctgatgtcaagaaaaccattaccaaaggccTGCTTGATATTTCGTAGAACTTCTGCAGCAGAGTGatccagtttgtactcatacgagaaaatcactcagcatagtttggttgttatcattatcataaggtctgtgggtacgaattttgtataccaatattgttgggaaagaaaaagaatcaagGTTAAATGCAAGCTAtcttacatattaaaattgaaaatgtgcgcgcgcgcgcgcgcgtgtgtgtgtgtgtgtgtgtgtgtgtgtgtgtgtgtgtgtgtgtgtgtgcgtgcacgcgcgcgtgtgtgtgtatcggtataTCCTCGTTTTGCGCCAAAACGGCTCGACCGATATTTCTTAAACTTCACACGCACATTGCTTATATGTCTGGGGAGGTTTTAAGTATAAATTGATTTCGAAAAAATGTTCGGGTAAACGACAGGAGGAACCACAGTCCGGCGCGGGTAAATGGCGGGAGTAACTATGACTCTCATCTTATGTTTGCATATGCGTGGGTATGTTTGGGGGTATGTAGGAGGGTGTGTGGGCGGATGTTAGAAACTGGCAACAATTACACCCTCTTGCGGGTAAACGGAGTGAGGAACCATATTTCAGCGCGGGTAAACGGTGGGAGTAACCATAGCTCTCAGTTCAACGGAGATCTACATTGGCTTTGCCAAAGAGCCATTTTGGCTCCTAAAAGCGTTGTGGTCAGTGCAATCAACAACAACCTCTTACTGCATTTGCCTGGGGACGTGACAGTCTATAAGTCAGTAGACATCATTCCCAATCAGGATGAGGTAGTTGATTATCCCACTGAATTTTTGAATTCCTTTGAGCCTTCAGGTGTATCTCCACATATTCTTACTCTTAAAATAGGTAGCCCTGTTATGCTGATAAGGAATTTAAATCCACCGACGTTGGGCATTGTTATCACAAAATTACTTCCCAATGTCATTGAAGCATCGATTATGACCGTCTGTGGTAAAAGTCAAGACGTCTTGATACTGCGAATTCCCCTTATGCCGTCGGCTGCTGACTTACCGTTCACATTCCGCAGACTGCATTTTCCGATTAGACTCAGTTACTCAGTCCATTAATAAGTCCCAGGAGCAGTCGCTGTCTGTCGTTGAACTTTACTTAGCCGAACCATGCTTTTCACGCGGTCAACTGTACGTTGGCTGCTGAAGAGTGGGTTGTAGGAACAGTTTATATACCTTCATCCCCTAGGGGAAAACAAAAAATGCTGTTTGTAAGGAAGTTTTGTAGACTTGCCGTACTGGCATATTTCACTCCTACGTTATTGCTGTaataatttttgttgctttattttttcacttGATTGTTGTCGTAATATTGCACGTGCGGTTCCCTTTAAGAGTTACTTAGGTGTTAGTCTTGCCATAAAACGTGAAAGGTGTTTAAGGGAGGGGGCGTTAATCGCTTTATTAGTTTCATAACCTTTTCGAACTAACGACCTCGGGCAACGCCGGTGCGCCTGCTAGTACATTATTAAATTCTGAAATGATTagaataacaagtaattaaaactgcgatatttcatgtgaaacaacagaatatacatatacatgtgtgtgtgtgtgtgtctgtgtgtgtgtgtgtgtgtgtgtgtacatacactcacatacacacatacacacacatcgtaaAACGGATTatcacaataaaataatttcaaaatacgtGTTAAAATCTTTAAGATCCATAATTACAAAACTACATTAAAGTATTAAATTTCAAACAGGTCTAACTTCTTGTAGAGAATATTCATTGCAATATACCTTTGAAATGACTTGATActaactttcatatatatatatatgtgtgtgtgtgtgtgtgtgtgtgtgtgtatcatagtaAAAATAGATACCCTTCTAGATAATTAAAAGGGTGAGATAccgtacatatttacaaatacacatataactacatgTATCGTTACatagataaaaagtaaaacacacatacgcatacatgtttgcttatatatatacaaatgaaagttaaatataaaaatatgcatgcatgcatgtaaatatgagtGCACATATGAAAATTGCAATGAATTTATATAAGATCAATAATACTACGAACATTGATTTGATgctataaccacacacacacataagatatacAGCACAATAAATATTTGgtaacattcccatcaaaacctcgataaaatacaaacaaatcacCCCGCACCCCTAAGTGGTTGTATGAAACCCAGTCTAAGTAAATATTAGCTGGAGAAATCGAGTAAAAGACATTTATAAACAACTATTTTAAATTCCGTAACTTGTctatttttcttataaatttacatttgtatcaTTAGTGAATGGCACGCCTGGTCGTTTTTGTGGCTGTTGTTTAGTGCCTGGTAATATCACTATcatgattgagcagacctataacACTATaactaaatttcaaattttttgcctTTGGCCAGTAAATgttgtttcctatttgcttctatttagaaatcaaaggaaactactactgttcccttcaaactttgcttttgtcccctggacatcaatgttttgaaccTGACcgattttccattacatttcagaccgcttcagcgctgagttgctgaagcagaaatatcgttatagcaaatattctgctaaataccacagatttgcatgtcatttgcttgaccttaatcatttgagcatgtccttttGTGGCTGagaatatgtacatctctgatgatgagcaggagtagttagggagcatcatagccatgtgttgagaaagaTTCTTTGAGGTTagtataaatgtaacaaaagtaaagtttgaaggaaatgtttGTCATACTTTGTGAGGTAAGCAAATAAGACATAATCGTTGCTACCCaaagacaaaaatcgtgttacagagtgtaatcaaaagcattccatacATGCCCATGGTGTTGTTTCTCTTCCAAGTATCATTTATTTGTGCTACTTTAGCGTGGGGTCTGCTGCAGTAACTGTAGTTAGTATAAGCTGTTAAGTGACCTGATCTTGGTTAGGATTAGATTTATGGTTTAGAGTTTGGGTAATGTTAGGCGTTAGAGTTAGGATTAGAGTTTAGGATAAAGGTTAGAGTTAGTGTTAAGATTGCACGCTAAAGTGTAAATGACCAGGTGGGCCGCACGCTAAAGTGACAcacatttatttgatatattataaTCCAATGTAGACGTCGATAATAACATCTTTTACAAGATTTCAGGTGTGATTTTGGTGTCTTGTCTGCTCTTCCTAACAAATCAAGAAATCATATAAAAAGTTCCTTTATTGGCTTCTAGTTATATTAATATGTGTTCAAAGAGGAATCTTCAAAAGTTGGTGCTTGCAACCAAAG is a window encoding:
- the LOC106869333 gene encoding uncharacterized protein LOC106869333 gives rise to the protein MLETGNNYTLLRVNGVRNHISARVNGGSNHSSQFNGDLHWLCQRAILAPKSVVVSAINNNLLLHLPGDVTVYKSVDIIPNQDEVVDYPTEFLNSFEPSGVSPHILTLKIGSPVMLIRNLNPPTLGIVITKLLPNVIEASIMTVCGKSQDVLILRIPLMPSAADLPFTFRRLHFPIRLSYSVH